AGTTTCAATTTGATACATTAAATGATGGTGGATATTTTATGGTTTCCTTTGATGAGTCACCCTATTATTCGAAAGAACAAATAGAATATGGCGACTTACCAGAAAATTATCTACAATGGATAGATTTTTGCGGAACATATTATGAGTATGGAGATTTGTTTGCCGACTCTATAAATGGTTTTACAGGAGCTATTACTGATTGGTCATATACCAGGATATTATTTGTTTTTAATACTCCTGTAAAAAATGGCGATATTTCTTTAAGATCATCAGATTATGCAACTGATACTATTCATCTCCGGTTTTATATTTTATCTGATTCGATAGAAGGCGGTGAAGCAGGTTGGATATTGGATGATTTTCTATATGGAACTTCAGACCTAGGTGGAAACATACATCAATCTGAATTAAACCTGCAAATAAAAACATACCCTAATCCCGTTTCAAACGAAGTTAATATTTTAATTCAAGGACTTGTGAAAACCAAAATTAATATTGATCTCCATGATATCAACGGACGAAAGGTAAAAAGTTTCGATAATATTTTCACAGATGAAGGAGGATATACTAAACTTGATATCACAGATATTCCATCCGGTATTTGGGTCATTAAAATCGCTAGTGAAAATGAAAATTATTATTCCAAAATTATAAAACAATAATCCATGTTTTCAAGTACCTAATATATTCAATCTCCTTACTCCAAACCGTGCATCAGCCGCGGCTGATGCACGCCAAAACCAAATAGCGCAAGCCTCAGGCTTGTGCAACGTTCATCGAAGCGTCCGCTTCCCGTAAATGTAAATTAGTTTATACCAGATAAAAAATTCAATACCCTCTCACTAAAAATCCTATCCTCCTCCATATTCGACAAATGGCCTGCATTATCAATTATATGTAATTCCGAATCTTTAATATTCTCATGTAAAAACTGTGCGCGATCAGGTGGCGTTATTTTATCTTCCTTGCCACAAATAATGAGTGTAGGGATTTTTATTTTGTTTAGAATGCTGCATGTTTCTCTTCTTCCTGCTAATGCCTTCAAAGTACTTGTAACAGTAGATACTTTTGTGGAAAGAATAATATTTCTGATCTGATCCACAATTTCAGGTTTTCTGTTAAAAGTTTCCTCATAGAAAATATTTTTCAAAAATCCTTCCGTAAATTCAGTGAGTCCGTTTGAATTTATGGAGTCAATTGTTTTAAATCTTTTTTCCGCCCCTTCAGGAGTATCTGCGATACATTGCGTGTCACATAAAATTAATGCCTTAAATCTTTCAGGATAGCGGTCAATTGCATTTAAAATGATATATCCACCCATCGACAACCCGCAAACAATAGCAGAGGAAATATCCAAAGCATCCATAAAATGAACCAG
The genomic region above belongs to Bacteroidota bacterium and contains:
- a CDS encoding T9SS type A sorting domain-containing protein, whose protein sequence is MRYFILSFIFTLGTTISLQGQDCNYEPVSITPIDTCNFDLDSCGYLVDLDTSNTWVKGFPQKSFFGDAHTFPNAIMTDSVNPYPKNNNDFIQFDIPIVDEIFWSNVYVEFWHKFQFDTLNDGGYFMVSFDESPYYSKEQIEYGDLPENYLQWIDFCGTYYEYGDLFADSINGFTGAITDWSYTRILFVFNTPVKNGDISLRSSDYATDTIHLRFYILSDSIEGGEAGWILDDFLYGTSDLGGNIHQSELNLQIKTYPNPVSNEVNILIQGLVKTKINIDLHDINGRKVKSFDNIFTDEGGYTKLDITDIPSGIWVIKIASENENYYSKIIKQ
- a CDS encoding alpha/beta fold hydrolase, with protein sequence MNELNINLNGLNIAYQDSGNESTPIIFLHGFPFDKSAWDPQLEAIGSNYRMINYDLRGFGNSEADAEAFSMDLFADDLVHFMDALDISSAIVCGLSMGGYIILNAIDRYPERFKALILCDTQCIADTPEGAEKRFKTIDSINSNGLTEFTEGFLKNIFYEETFNRKPEIVDQIRNIILSTKVSTVTSTLKALAGRRETCSILNKIKIPTLIICGKEDKITPPDRAQFLHENIKDSELHIIDNAGHLSNMEEDRIFSERVLNFLSGIN